The Nitrospirota bacterium genome has a window encoding:
- a CDS encoding FAD-dependent oxidoreductase, whose translation MFASFDTDATAVLTSIRLVSGVMENKRDLTLIVGAGVAGLTAGYLLAKAGKRCLIVEKEGVAGGQCRSLTLDDIIFDLGPHVLFPNPGAEAEDFIFDLLKNEPLITRIWKFGIVTGKKSWTMPAGFLELLFYPWTIKKQILQSYLKKGHVNPKELISAESDITAKFGPVYYNEVLGPMIYKKALMPGHLVHADWIARVDRDIRHRKEPFKDPHVGGILHKIKYIFNAMRKKYVYPANGFQSIPDKLLQRYKEAGGELVLNCKQLEFEKTEDQITAVITGGNRYSVENVVWTASANQLNKVLGNDSLNFHYADITNVFLTYEQKHLKNRPMLYVYYTEPSFIFKRVYYPSNIFGDKTPDAKEGICLTIHETTESAAMTDVQLVDRCVSDIERAGIFKAIDLRKSMVIRLGNSMPLYDLDYETQLQRNFKEIDEKYKNLYSIGRLGGFFFCMTPPAVSQGIKLAKSLLKKGVSTT comes from the coding sequence TTGTTTGCCTCGTTTGACACTGATGCAACTGCTGTGTTAACCTCTATTCGTCTTGTGAGCGGTGTTATGGAAAATAAGCGGGATTTGACTCTGATAGTGGGAGCAGGTGTGGCCGGGCTCACTGCCGGATATCTGCTGGCTAAAGCCGGTAAAAGATGCTTAATAGTGGAGAAAGAGGGTGTGGCAGGCGGACAGTGCCGCTCATTAACGCTTGATGATATTATATTTGACTTAGGCCCTCACGTGCTGTTTCCTAATCCCGGAGCTGAGGCAGAGGATTTCATTTTCGATCTGCTAAAAAATGAGCCTTTGATTACCAGAATATGGAAATTTGGTATAGTTACCGGTAAAAAGTCATGGACCATGCCGGCAGGTTTTTTAGAATTATTGTTTTACCCATGGACCATAAAAAAACAGATACTTCAGTCATATCTTAAAAAAGGACATGTAAACCCAAAAGAGCTGATATCGGCAGAGTCAGACATAACGGCAAAATTCGGCCCTGTTTATTATAACGAGGTGCTTGGTCCTATGATTTACAAAAAAGCCCTTATGCCCGGCCATTTAGTACACGCCGACTGGATAGCAAGGGTGGACAGAGACATCCGTCACCGTAAGGAACCCTTTAAAGACCCCCACGTTGGCGGTATCCTGCATAAAATTAAGTACATCTTTAACGCTATGCGCAAAAAGTATGTGTATCCGGCTAATGGTTTTCAATCAATTCCGGATAAACTCCTGCAACGATATAAAGAAGCGGGAGGCGAGTTAGTTTTAAATTGTAAACAGTTAGAGTTTGAAAAAACTGAGGATCAAATAACTGCTGTAATTACCGGCGGCAACAGGTACAGTGTTGAAAATGTCGTTTGGACTGCTTCAGCAAATCAATTAAACAAGGTGTTGGGTAATGACTCTCTGAATTTCCATTATGCCGATATAACAAACGTATTTCTGACCTATGAGCAAAAACACCTCAAAAATAGACCTATGCTGTATGTTTACTACACTGAGCCCTCATTTATATTTAAGCGGGTTTATTATCCCTCAAACATTTTTGGCGATAAGACTCCTGACGCTAAAGAGGGGATATGTCTTACAATTCATGAGACAACGGAGAGTGCGGCCATGACGGATGTTCAACTTGTTGACAGGTGTGTGTCAGATATAGAAAGAGCAGGGATATTTAAAGCCATCGACCTGCGTAAGTCAATGGTGATCAGGCTTGGTAACTCCATGCCGCTATACGACCTTGATTACGAAACACAGTTGCAGAGAAATTTTAAGGAGATAGACGAAAAATATAAAAATCTGTACTCAATCGGGAGATTAGGCGGTTTTTTCTTTTGCATGACCCCCCCTGCCGTTTCACAGGG